One region of Syntrophobacter fumaroxidans MPOB genomic DNA includes:
- a CDS encoding GAF domain-containing protein — translation MNVKRDFFEALCEALERIVGSLDHEEVMKSIVESTIAAVGLKACSLRLLDRRRRKLIFGSSTGLSEGYIRKGPVLIEESALDREALDGRTVYLENAQTDPRFQYPEKAKQEGIFSVLVAPLTAGGKPVGVLRIYAGELRRFDEDEMRFLEAMARLSGLALENARLHQTLRMDFETLVADRYRIDEH, via the coding sequence ATGAATGTGAAACGGGATTTTTTTGAGGCACTGTGCGAAGCGTTGGAAAGAATCGTCGGGTCACTCGACCACGAAGAAGTGATGAAAAGCATCGTGGAATCGACGATTGCGGCCGTGGGCTTGAAGGCGTGCAGTCTCCGGCTGCTCGATCGCAGGCGGCGCAAGCTCATCTTCGGTTCCTCCACCGGGCTCAGCGAAGGCTACATCCGAAAGGGCCCGGTTCTGATCGAAGAATCGGCCCTCGACAGGGAAGCCCTGGACGGCCGGACCGTCTACCTGGAAAACGCCCAGACCGATCCCCGGTTTCAATATCCCGAAAAGGCAAAACAGGAGGGCATTTTCTCCGTCCTGGTGGCCCCGCTGACCGCCGGGGGCAAGCCCGTAGGAGTACTGAGGATATACGCGGGCGAATTACGCCGTTTCGACGAAGACGAAATGCGGTTTCTCGAGGCCATGGCCCGCCTGAGCGGCCTGGCGCTGGAGAACGCCAGGCTGCACCAGACGCTTCGCATGGATTTCGAAACCCTGGTGGCCGACCGGTACAGGATAGATGAACACTGA
- the gap gene encoding type I glyceraldehyde-3-phosphate dehydrogenase, whose amino-acid sequence MLKVGINGFGRIGRQVIKAAMERHPDTLRVVAVNDLFDVQTNARLFKHDTNYGLFAGSVEARGDDLLVNGSPIRSFAERDPAMIPWDDLQVDLVVESTGIFTTGPKAAAHLEAGAKKVIISAPAKQIDQTIVMGVNHEQYDPEKHRIVSNASCTTNCLAPPVKVIHERFGIHRGLMTTVHSYTNDQRILDLPHKDPRRARAAAQNIIPTTTGAAKALSLVIPGMEGRFDGYSLRVPTPTVSVVDFTAVLEKETDTETLRAVLKEASEKELKGILQCCEEPLVSSDFKGNPHSSIVDIEFTQVLAGNMAKVVCWYDNEWGYSCRVADLADYICRKGGF is encoded by the coding sequence ATGCTGAAGGTGGGAATCAATGGATTTGGAAGGATCGGTCGCCAGGTCATCAAGGCGGCCATGGAGCGACATCCGGATACACTGCGGGTCGTGGCCGTAAACGACTTGTTCGACGTACAGACCAACGCCCGCCTCTTCAAGCACGATACGAACTACGGCCTGTTTGCAGGAAGCGTGGAGGCGCGCGGAGACGATCTGCTGGTGAATGGCTCCCCCATCAGGTCCTTTGCCGAACGCGATCCGGCTATGATACCGTGGGATGACCTGCAGGTCGACCTGGTGGTGGAGTCCACGGGCATTTTCACCACGGGCCCCAAGGCGGCGGCTCACCTGGAGGCCGGCGCGAAAAAGGTGATCATATCGGCGCCCGCAAAGCAGATCGACCAAACCATCGTCATGGGCGTGAACCATGAACAGTACGACCCGGAAAAGCACCGGATCGTCTCCAACGCCTCCTGCACCACGAATTGCCTGGCGCCCCCGGTGAAAGTCATCCACGAGCGTTTCGGCATACACAGGGGCCTCATGACCACGGTGCACTCCTACACCAACGACCAGCGGATCCTCGACCTGCCGCACAAGGATCCCCGCAGGGCAAGGGCAGCGGCCCAGAACATCATACCGACGACGACGGGGGCGGCGAAAGCCTTGTCGCTCGTCATCCCGGGCATGGAGGGCCGGTTCGACGGCTACTCCCTCCGGGTCCCGACCCCCACGGTGTCCGTGGTCGATTTCACGGCCGTTCTCGAAAAGGAGACCGACACCGAAACCTTGAGGGCCGTTCTGAAGGAAGCCTCCGAGAAAGAGTTGAAAGGAATTCTGCAGTGCTGTGAGGAGCCCCTCGTCTCCAGCGATTTCAAGGGCAACCCTCATTCCTCCATCGTGGATATCGAGTTTACCCAGGTCCTGGCAGGCAACATGGCCAAGGTCGTCTGCTGGTATGACAACGAGTGGGGATATTCCTGCCGCGTGGCGGACCTGGCCGATTATATCTGCCGCAAGGGAGGGTTCTGA
- the fbaA gene encoding class II fructose-bisphosphate aldolase, protein MPIADYATYCRMLDRAKENRFAYPAINVSSLTTANAVLKGLAESRSDGIVQVSTGGAAFASGTSVKDMVLGAISIAEHVHRVADRYNVYVALHTDHCQAQMLESFLIPLVEETERRRKAGLPNLFNSHMFDGSALPLKENLDIAVPLLERCRRSDMILEVEAGVVGGEEDGIKVEGAPAEKLYTTPGDMLEVARRFGAVKGARFLLAATFGNVHGVYKPGHVKLKPSILKDGQDAVEKAYGRDARFYLVFHGGSGSLPEEIHEAIDYGVVKMNIDTDTQYAFTRAVADHMMKNYDAVLKVDGEVGNKKKYDPRSYLALAEAAMAERVKAAVAALRGTGTTLCTG, encoded by the coding sequence ATGCCCATCGCCGATTATGCAACGTATTGCAGAATGCTCGATCGAGCCAAAGAAAACCGTTTTGCCTACCCGGCCATCAATGTCAGTTCCCTCACCACGGCCAACGCCGTCTTGAAGGGGCTGGCCGAAAGCCGAAGCGACGGAATCGTCCAGGTATCCACGGGAGGAGCGGCATTCGCTTCAGGAACATCCGTGAAGGACATGGTGCTGGGGGCCATATCCATCGCCGAGCACGTCCACAGGGTTGCCGACCGTTACAACGTCTACGTCGCCCTGCACACGGATCATTGCCAGGCCCAGATGCTGGAGAGCTTCCTCATCCCCCTCGTAGAGGAAACGGAGCGGCGTCGCAAGGCCGGGCTCCCCAACCTCTTCAACAGCCATATGTTCGACGGGAGCGCCCTGCCCCTCAAAGAGAACCTGGATATCGCCGTCCCGCTTCTCGAGCGCTGCCGCCGAAGCGACATGATCCTGGAAGTCGAGGCCGGGGTGGTCGGCGGCGAGGAGGATGGAATCAAAGTGGAAGGGGCTCCCGCCGAGAAGCTCTACACAACCCCCGGGGACATGCTGGAGGTTGCCCGCCGCTTCGGTGCGGTCAAGGGAGCACGGTTTCTCCTTGCCGCGACTTTCGGCAATGTCCACGGAGTCTACAAACCCGGCCACGTCAAGCTCAAACCCTCCATTCTCAAAGACGGCCAGGATGCCGTGGAGAAAGCATACGGCAGGGACGCCCGGTTTTACCTCGTGTTTCATGGGGGTTCCGGCTCGCTTCCGGAAGAAATTCATGAGGCCATCGATTACGGCGTCGTGAAGATGAACATCGACACCGACACGCAGTACGCCTTCACGCGCGCAGTGGCCGACCACATGATGAAGAACTACGATGCGGTGCTCAAGGTGGACGGAGAAGTGGGCAACAAGAAGAAATACGACCCCCGATCCTACCTCGCCCTGGCCGAAGCGGCCATGGCCGAGCGGGTCAAGGCGGCGGTCGCCGCCCTGAGGGGAACCGGCACCACCCTCTGCACCGGGTAG
- a CDS encoding glycogen/starch/alpha-glucan phosphorylase — MAKKPKLKQSEPVSCTGGRADMSLDGLRRTFREHVFYTQGRFPSVATRNDLYMAFAYTVRDQLLHRWIKTVEQMAGKDLKIVSYLSAEFLLGPHLENNLINLGIYDDVLGIAKEEGFDIQVIFDQEEEPGLGNGGLGRLAACYLDSLASLEVPAIGYGIRYEFGIFDQEIRDGWQVERTDQWLRLGNPWELARPEITCRVSFGGRTEPYQDDRGRYRVRWIPHRTVKGVAYDTPILGYRVNTCNLLRLWKAEAIESFEFEAFNVGDYYGAVDEKIYSENITKVLYPNDEPVQGKQLRLEQQYFFVSCSLQDMLRIYKLGGGKLDRFSRHFAIQLNDTHPALGVAELMRLLVDEEGMDWEPAWDVTCKTFGYTNHTLLPEALEKWPVELFAGLFPRHMEIIYEINRRFLDEVRRRWPGDEARVARMSLIDESGGRFVRMAHLACVGSHAINGVAELHSRLLKEDVLRDFHEMTPEKFSNKTNGVTPRRFLVLANPGLTRLIEGKIGDTWIRRPEELRKLEPCADDPAFREEWRRVKLENKKNLARVIRERTGIEVDPASMFDIQVKRLHEYKRQHLNVLHIIALYDRIKRNPSYDLCPRTFIFGGKAAPGYFMAKLIIKLINSVGDTVNRDPDVNGRLKVVFFPDLNVKNAKFIYPAADLSEQISTAGKEASGTGNMKFSMNGALTIGTLDGANVEIREEVGAENFFLFGLTAEEVYSLKRDGYRPMEYFQANPELQRVVERIASGYFSNGDRELFKPLVDALMFHDTFMLFADFGSYADVQGRVDEAYRDREHWTRMSILNSARMGKFSSDRAIREYCEDIWKVKPVPILLE; from the coding sequence ATGGCGAAGAAACCGAAATTGAAACAATCGGAACCGGTCTCGTGCACCGGGGGCCGCGCGGACATGAGCCTCGACGGCTTGAGACGCACTTTTCGCGAGCATGTGTTCTACACTCAGGGGCGGTTCCCCTCGGTCGCCACCAGGAACGACCTGTACATGGCCTTCGCCTATACCGTGAGGGATCAACTCCTGCACCGCTGGATCAAGACCGTCGAGCAGATGGCGGGAAAGGACCTCAAGATCGTCAGCTATCTGTCGGCCGAATTCCTCCTTGGCCCCCACCTGGAAAACAACCTGATCAACCTGGGCATCTACGATGACGTCCTCGGGATTGCGAAGGAAGAGGGTTTCGACATCCAGGTCATCTTCGATCAAGAGGAGGAACCGGGACTCGGCAACGGGGGGCTGGGCAGGCTGGCGGCCTGCTACCTCGATTCCCTTGCCAGTCTCGAGGTCCCGGCCATCGGGTACGGCATACGGTATGAGTTCGGAATCTTCGACCAGGAGATCCGGGACGGCTGGCAGGTGGAACGCACCGACCAGTGGCTTCGATTGGGCAACCCCTGGGAGCTGGCGCGACCGGAGATCACCTGCCGTGTGAGCTTCGGGGGACGCACGGAGCCCTATCAAGACGATCGGGGCCGGTATCGCGTTCGATGGATTCCTCACCGGACCGTGAAGGGTGTCGCCTACGACACCCCCATCCTGGGATACCGCGTGAACACCTGCAACCTGTTGAGGCTTTGGAAGGCCGAAGCGATCGAATCCTTCGAGTTCGAGGCGTTCAACGTCGGGGATTATTACGGAGCCGTTGACGAGAAGATCTATTCGGAGAACATCACGAAAGTGCTCTACCCCAATGATGAACCGGTCCAGGGCAAACAACTCCGGCTCGAGCAACAGTATTTCTTCGTTTCCTGCTCCCTGCAGGACATGCTTCGTATTTACAAGCTGGGCGGAGGCAAGCTGGACCGGTTTTCCAGGCACTTCGCCATACAGCTCAACGACACGCATCCCGCCCTGGGCGTCGCGGAACTGATGCGCCTCCTGGTAGACGAGGAAGGCATGGACTGGGAACCGGCATGGGACGTCACCTGCAAGACCTTCGGCTACACCAACCACACCCTTCTTCCGGAAGCCCTAGAGAAGTGGCCGGTGGAGCTGTTTGCCGGCCTTTTCCCAAGGCACATGGAAATCATATACGAAATCAACCGGCGGTTTCTCGACGAGGTCAGGCGCAGGTGGCCCGGCGATGAGGCGCGGGTGGCCAGGATGTCCCTCATCGACGAAAGCGGTGGACGCTTCGTGCGCATGGCGCATCTCGCCTGCGTCGGCAGCCACGCCATCAACGGAGTGGCGGAGCTCCACTCCCGGCTGCTCAAGGAAGATGTCTTGCGCGACTTCCACGAGATGACACCGGAGAAATTCAGCAACAAGACCAACGGAGTGACGCCGCGACGCTTCCTGGTTCTGGCCAATCCCGGCCTGACCCGCCTCATCGAGGGCAAGATCGGCGATACCTGGATCCGCAGGCCGGAGGAACTCAGGAAACTCGAGCCGTGCGCCGACGATCCCGCTTTTCGCGAGGAGTGGCGCCGGGTGAAGCTCGAGAACAAGAAGAACCTGGCCCGGGTCATCCGGGAGCGCACCGGGATCGAGGTCGACCCGGCTTCGATGTTCGACATCCAGGTGAAGCGACTCCACGAGTACAAACGCCAGCATCTGAACGTCCTTCACATCATCGCGCTATATGACCGGATCAAGCGCAATCCCTCCTACGACCTGTGTCCCCGAACCTTCATCTTCGGGGGGAAAGCCGCGCCCGGCTACTTCATGGCGAAGCTCATCATCAAGCTGATCAACTCCGTCGGCGACACGGTCAACCGGGACCCCGACGTGAACGGCCGCCTCAAGGTCGTCTTCTTCCCCGACCTCAACGTCAAGAACGCGAAATTCATTTACCCGGCCGCCGACCTGTCGGAGCAGATCTCCACTGCGGGGAAGGAGGCTTCGGGAACCGGGAACATGAAATTTTCCATGAACGGTGCCCTGACCATCGGGACCCTGGACGGAGCCAACGTGGAAATCCGGGAGGAAGTAGGCGCCGAGAATTTCTTCCTGTTCGGCCTGACGGCCGAGGAGGTCTACTCGCTCAAGAGAGACGGATACCGCCCCATGGAATATTTCCAGGCCAATCCGGAGCTGCAGCGGGTCGTCGAACGCATCGCTTCGGGTTATTTTTCCAATGGCGACCGGGAGCTGTTCAAACCATTGGTCGATGCTCTCATGTTCCACGACACCTTCATGTTGTTCGCTGATTTTGGTTCCTACGCGGATGTGCAGGGCCGGGTCGACGAGGCCTATCGCGACCGGGAACACTGGACCCGCATGTCCATCCTCAATTCCGCCCGGATGGGCAAGTTCTCCTCCGACCGCGCGATCCGTGAATACTGCGAGGACATCTGGAAGGTCAAACCGGTCCCCATCCTCCTGGAGTGA
- a CDS encoding glycogen debranching protein, protein MGSMRAIDEWIPGEGVPWPLGASWMESQRAYNFALFSRNARSVTLLLYTEDDPVIPVQFRVLDPVFNKTGLIWHCAVPEEELRGACLYAYRIDGPYDPLNGHRFDAGKVLLDPFALSVHFPPGFSRTSASGSGPTDGMAPLGRLSKDPNAFDWGEDPRPRHAHDLIVYELHVKGFTARPNSGVSPENRGTFAGLVEKISYLKDLGITAVELLPVHQFDPREGNYWGYMTLNFFSPHHGYASGDPHREFRAMVRTFHAAGIEVWLDVVYNHTSEGGENGPTYSYRGVDNKSYYLARQDTGEYFNDTGCGNTMNCAHPVVRALVLTSLHHWAKNMHVDGFRFDLASIFARALDGSMNTLDPPLIAEIGLLGYMRDVRLVAEAWDIGSYLLGRSFPGLMWRQWNGKFRDDIRSFVKGDAAMVGALMQRLYGSDDLFPDGPVEVYRPYQSVNFITAHDGFCLYDLVAYNEKHNTANGHHNTDGANDNRSWNCGWEGDSGVPLEVMALRRQQVKNFFCLLMLANGTPMFCAGDEFMNTQKGNNNPYNQDNEITWLDWELLERNRDMLRFFKGMIRFRKTHPSIGRGRYWREDVRWYGSTGEVDLSQESRSLAYFLRGSGLGDSDLYVMINAYWEDLDFALQVGRAGEWRRVADTALPSPDDIAETGRGHPVSGLRYRVKARSIVVFER, encoded by the coding sequence ATGGGATCTATGCGCGCAATCGACGAATGGATACCAGGCGAGGGAGTTCCATGGCCCCTTGGGGCGAGTTGGATGGAGTCGCAACGGGCATACAATTTCGCGCTCTTTTCGCGCAACGCCCGGAGCGTCACCCTTTTGCTCTACACCGAGGACGATCCAGTCATCCCGGTCCAATTCCGTGTTCTTGACCCCGTCTTCAACAAGACTGGCCTGATATGGCATTGCGCGGTGCCGGAGGAGGAGCTGCGGGGCGCCTGCCTCTATGCGTACCGAATCGACGGCCCTTACGACCCGCTCAACGGGCATCGATTCGACGCGGGGAAAGTTCTCCTGGATCCCTTTGCCCTTTCCGTCCATTTCCCGCCCGGGTTCAGCCGAACCTCGGCCTCGGGGTCGGGCCCCACGGACGGCATGGCACCCCTGGGGCGGCTCTCCAAGGATCCGAACGCATTCGACTGGGGCGAGGACCCGCGCCCTCGCCATGCCCACGATCTCATCGTCTACGAACTGCACGTCAAGGGCTTCACGGCAAGGCCCAACTCGGGCGTGAGCCCGGAAAACCGAGGGACCTTTGCCGGGCTCGTGGAGAAGATATCGTACCTGAAGGATCTCGGGATCACCGCCGTGGAGCTCCTTCCCGTCCATCAGTTCGATCCCCGGGAGGGAAACTACTGGGGCTATATGACCCTCAACTTCTTCTCGCCCCACCACGGTTACGCATCAGGCGATCCCCACCGGGAATTCCGTGCGATGGTGAGAACCTTTCACGCCGCGGGAATCGAGGTATGGCTCGACGTCGTCTACAATCATACCAGCGAGGGCGGCGAGAACGGTCCCACCTACAGCTACCGCGGTGTGGACAACAAAAGTTACTACCTCGCCCGGCAGGATACCGGCGAGTACTTCAACGACACCGGATGCGGGAACACAATGAACTGCGCGCATCCCGTCGTTCGGGCACTCGTTCTGACCAGCCTGCATCACTGGGCGAAAAACATGCATGTGGACGGGTTCCGCTTCGACCTGGCATCCATTTTCGCGCGCGCGCTCGACGGCTCCATGAACACCCTGGACCCGCCGCTGATCGCGGAGATCGGCCTACTCGGATACATGCGCGACGTGAGGCTCGTCGCGGAGGCATGGGATATCGGGAGTTACCTGCTCGGTCGAAGCTTTCCCGGCCTGATGTGGCGCCAGTGGAACGGGAAATTCCGCGACGACATCCGCTCTTTCGTCAAAGGGGACGCAGCGATGGTCGGAGCCCTGATGCAACGCCTGTACGGGAGTGATGACCTTTTTCCGGACGGGCCGGTGGAGGTGTATCGCCCGTACCAGAGCGTGAACTTCATCACCGCCCACGACGGTTTCTGTCTCTACGATTTGGTTGCTTACAACGAAAAGCACAACACGGCCAACGGCCACCACAACACGGACGGGGCAAACGACAACCGGAGCTGGAATTGCGGCTGGGAGGGCGACTCCGGGGTTCCCCTTGAAGTCATGGCGTTGCGCCGGCAGCAGGTCAAGAATTTTTTCTGCCTGCTCATGCTTGCCAACGGAACCCCCATGTTCTGCGCCGGTGATGAATTCATGAACACACAGAAAGGCAACAACAACCCTTACAACCAGGACAATGAGATCACCTGGCTGGACTGGGAGCTTCTCGAACGCAACCGGGACATGCTGCGCTTCTTCAAGGGCATGATCCGATTCCGAAAAACGCATCCGTCCATCGGTCGGGGCCGCTACTGGCGCGAGGACGTCCGGTGGTACGGAAGCACGGGGGAAGTGGACCTTTCCCAGGAATCCAGGTCTCTGGCCTACTTTCTGCGCGGGTCCGGTCTCGGCGACAGCGACCTCTACGTGATGATCAATGCATACTGGGAAGACCTGGATTTCGCCCTCCAGGTCGGTCGGGCTGGGGAGTGGCGCCGTGTTGCGGATACTGCCCTTCCGAGCCCGGACGACATTGCGGAGACGGGACGAGGACACCCCGTTTCCGGTCTCCGGTATCGCGTGAAGGCCCGATCGATCGTGGTTTTTGAGCGATGA